The Candidatus Eisenbacteria bacterium genome contains a region encoding:
- the rpsM gene encoding 30S ribosomal protein S13, protein MARIAGVDLPNDKRIEIALTYIFGIGVSTARGIIQEAGVDPDTRARNLSEEDTAKLRRIIENDYKVEGALRNEVSMNIKRVMDIGCYRGLRHRRGLPVRGQRTSTNARTRKGPKKSPGALKKKK, encoded by the coding sequence TTGGCTCGAATTGCTGGAGTCGATCTCCCCAACGACAAGAGAATCGAGATCGCGCTGACCTACATCTTCGGGATCGGGGTCAGTACGGCGCGTGGAATCATCCAGGAAGCCGGTGTGGATCCGGACACGCGCGCGAGAAACTTGTCGGAGGAGGACACGGCGAAGCTCCGGAGGATCATCGAGAACGACTACAAGGTCGAGGGCGCCCTGCGGAACGAGGTGTCCATGAACATCAAGCGTGTCATGGACATCGGTTGCTATCGCGGGCTGCGGCACCGGCGCGGCCTCCCCGTGCGGGGACAGAGAACGAGTACGAACGCGCGCACCCGCAAGGGTCCCAAGAAGTCGCCCGGGGCGTTGAAGAAGAAGAAGTAG
- the rpmJ gene encoding 50S ribosomal protein L36, translating into MKVRTSVKKMCEHCKIVRRKGVLRVICKKNPRHKQKQG; encoded by the coding sequence ATGAAGGTACGGACATCGGTAAAAAAAATGTGCGAGCACTGTAAAATCGTGCGTCGCAAGGGCGTGCTCCGGGTGATCTGCAAGAAGAACCCGAGGCACAAGCAGAAGCAGGGATAA
- the rpsD gene encoding 30S ribosomal protein S4 — MARYTDAKCKLCRREEQKLFLKGDRCFTAKCALERRGYAPGEHGQGRRRKPSDFALQLREKQKAKRIYGVLERQFRRYFAEADRAPGVTGENLLRTLERRLDNVVFRLGLAPSRSAARQMVRHRHILVGGRITDIPSYQLKKGEVVQVKEKSRKVPAFKEAKERARDTALCDWLSRNMENLSGYIVEFPGREQIPVVVNEQLIVELYSK; from the coding sequence ATGGCACGATACACGGATGCGAAGTGCAAGCTGTGCCGGCGCGAAGAGCAGAAGCTGTTCCTCAAGGGCGACCGATGCTTCACCGCAAAGTGCGCCCTCGAGCGACGCGGATACGCGCCTGGCGAGCACGGCCAGGGCCGCCGGCGGAAACCGTCGGACTTCGCCCTGCAGCTTAGAGAGAAACAGAAAGCGAAAAGGATCTACGGTGTGTTGGAGCGCCAATTCCGGCGCTACTTCGCCGAAGCCGATCGCGCGCCGGGCGTGACCGGCGAAAACCTGCTCCGCACTCTCGAGCGGCGGCTCGATAACGTGGTTTTCCGGCTCGGCCTCGCGCCGTCCCGGTCCGCGGCGCGGCAGATGGTGCGGCACCGCCATATCTTGGTCGGCGGGCGGATCACCGACATCCCCTCCTATCAGCTGAAGAAGGGAGAGGTGGTGCAGGTGAAGGAGAAGAGCCGGAAGGTCCCCGCTTTCAAGGAAGCGAAGGAGCGCGCCCGTGATACGGCGCTCTGCGACTGGCTCAGCCGTAACATGGAGAATCTTTCGGGCTACATCGTCGAATTTCCCGGTCGGGAACAGATTCCCGTGGTGGTGAACGAACAGCTCATTGTGGAGCTTTATTCGAAGTAG
- the infA gene encoding translation initiation factor IF-1 — translation MAKEPAVQVEGTVIEPLPNAMFRVELENGHKVLAHISGKIRMHFIRILPGDKVTVELSPYDLSRGRIVYRYK, via the coding sequence ATGGCGAAGGAACCGGCTGTTCAGGTCGAAGGAACCGTGATCGAGCCCCTTCCGAACGCCATGTTTCGGGTGGAGCTCGAGAACGGTCACAAGGTCCTGGCCCACATCTCGGGCAAGATACGAATGCACTTCATTCGTATCCTCCCCGGGGACAAGGTAACGGTGGAACTTTCCCCCTATGACCTGAGCCGGGGGCGCATCGTCTACCGTTACAAATGA
- a CDS encoding DNA-directed RNA polymerase subunit alpha, whose protein sequence is MKWKSLQMPKGIQRDEETYTETYGTFIAEPLERGFGVTLGNALRRVLLSSLQGVAVQSVKIDGARHEFTTLPGVLEDVTDLVLNLKNLVIQLHGDEPKPLALDVEGPGEVTADLFEVPAEMEIRNPDLHIATLDKDTSLKLEVGVGVGRGYVPADQQQFEDAPIGLVPIDSLFSPVRRVTFRVEDTRVGQKTDYDRLILEVWTNGTITPEDAVSHASKILKDHLYLFMNFDQEPEVEEEREVDERVEQVKELLGRSVDELELSVRSSNCLQSAEIRTIGDLVQKSESEMLKYRNFGRKSLKEISDILRNMNLHFGINVEEILAGRSASSEE, encoded by the coding sequence ATGAAGTGGAAAAGTCTCCAGATGCCCAAGGGGATCCAGCGGGATGAGGAGACCTACACCGAGACGTACGGGACGTTCATCGCCGAGCCGCTGGAGCGTGGTTTCGGCGTGACGCTCGGGAACGCCCTGCGCCGCGTGCTCCTCTCCTCTCTCCAGGGCGTGGCGGTTCAATCGGTGAAGATCGACGGAGCGCGACACGAGTTCACCACGCTTCCCGGCGTGCTGGAAGACGTGACCGACCTGGTTCTGAATCTGAAGAACCTGGTGATCCAACTCCACGGCGATGAGCCGAAACCCCTCGCGCTCGACGTGGAAGGCCCGGGAGAGGTGACGGCGGACCTGTTCGAAGTGCCGGCGGAGATGGAGATCCGGAACCCGGATCTCCACATCGCGACGCTCGACAAGGACACGTCCCTGAAGCTCGAGGTCGGCGTCGGCGTCGGCCGCGGGTATGTTCCCGCGGATCAGCAGCAGTTCGAGGACGCGCCGATCGGGCTTGTTCCGATCGACTCGCTTTTTTCTCCCGTGCGCCGGGTCACTTTCCGGGTGGAGGACACCCGAGTCGGACAGAAGACCGATTACGACCGGTTGATCCTCGAGGTGTGGACCAACGGGACCATCACCCCGGAAGACGCGGTGAGCCATGCGTCGAAGATCCTTAAGGATCACCTGTACCTTTTCATGAACTTCGATCAGGAGCCGGAAGTCGAGGAAGAGCGCGAGGTGGACGAGCGGGTGGAACAGGTGAAAGAGCTGCTCGGCCGAAGCGTGGACGAGCTGGAGCTTTCCGTCCGATCGAGCAACTGTTTGCAGTCGGCGGAGATCCGAACCATCGGCGACCTGGTGCAGAAGTCCGAGAGCGAGATGCTCAAGTATCGGAACTTCGGGCGCAAGTCGCTCAAGGAGATCTCCGACATTCTCAGGAACATGAACCTTCACTTCGGCATAAACGTGGAGGAGATCCTCGCCGGCCGGAGCGCCTCGAGCGAAGAGTAG
- a CDS encoding class I SAM-dependent methyltransferase, producing the protein MEATPEETPPTPTAAARLVDEQTGEELDGALLTVDRGLYPDGIRLFAIAHEGERHIRLEIDGPNAERWHPTASPLPHQTLGDRLSGHEEWYANREPFYGEGYFAARGPVGEAALHCLLRTAEKAQERFVDTLLPEVPFRSSLEFGCASGAMVRALRRRGVDARGVDLSPFILSKAAPGIREHLTAGDFSQLDHLDRPVETVIGQEVFEHIPPFEIDGVLRRIRRASTRFLVFTVPCTPQNGFHHIDRFADLPKDAGGNPVEGHLVQASRWWWIARAILAGFAFEEDKTLRARRRMLELGRRWNLFVFRPLEEDDRERTLSRLDRTLRPSFGALRFGATDRFIETGRLVRTETGLAVEAGPRDPGGYIYYGPYLHAGRGRIHARVRVRSKESGESLAEQPGDPAVWISITSNRGTLREEGVPAGTLLTHPGDWIDIEWEVPVKDDRDVQVKVYHTGLVELQAAWPPECAFQDGRGPGFIDHARNLRRAIRRRTRRE; encoded by the coding sequence GTGGAGGCAACGCCTGAAGAAACGCCCCCCACCCCCACCGCTGCCGCCCGTCTCGTCGACGAACAGACCGGCGAGGAACTGGACGGAGCCCTCCTCACGGTCGATCGCGGACTCTACCCGGATGGGATCCGCCTTTTCGCGATCGCCCACGAAGGGGAACGGCACATCCGCCTCGAGATCGACGGGCCGAACGCCGAGCGCTGGCACCCCACCGCATCCCCTTTGCCGCACCAAACCCTCGGCGACCGACTCAGCGGCCACGAAGAATGGTACGCGAATCGTGAACCTTTCTATGGAGAGGGATACTTCGCCGCGCGGGGCCCCGTAGGCGAAGCGGCGCTCCACTGCCTCCTGCGCACCGCCGAAAAGGCGCAAGAACGCTTCGTCGACACCCTGCTCCCCGAGGTCCCATTCCGCTCCAGCCTCGAATTCGGCTGCGCTTCCGGCGCGATGGTGCGCGCCCTCCGCCGCCGGGGCGTGGACGCCCGCGGCGTCGATCTCTCCCCTTTCATCCTCTCGAAAGCGGCGCCGGGCATACGCGAGCACCTCACCGCCGGGGACTTCTCCCAGCTCGATCATCTCGACCGGCCGGTGGAAACGGTAATCGGCCAGGAGGTCTTCGAACACATCCCCCCGTTTGAAATCGACGGTGTTCTACGGCGCATCCGTCGCGCATCCACACGCTTTCTCGTCTTTACGGTTCCCTGCACGCCGCAAAACGGATTTCACCACATCGACCGATTCGCCGACCTACCGAAGGACGCCGGCGGAAACCCGGTGGAGGGACATCTTGTGCAGGCGTCCCGATGGTGGTGGATCGCAAGGGCGATTCTCGCCGGCTTCGCCTTCGAGGAGGACAAGACACTCCGGGCCCGGCGCCGTATGCTCGAACTGGGCCGCCGCTGGAACCTTTTCGTTTTCCGCCCCCTCGAAGAAGACGATCGCGAGAGAACTCTCTCCCGCCTCGACCGGACCCTTCGCCCCTCTTTTGGCGCGCTCCGTTTCGGCGCGACCGACCGATTCATCGAAACGGGCCGGTTGGTTCGCACCGAGACGGGGCTCGCGGTCGAAGCCGGCCCCCGCGATCCGGGCGGTTACATCTACTACGGACCTTATCTTCACGCCGGGCGCGGCCGGATACACGCAAGGGTTCGCGTCCGCTCGAAGGAGAGCGGCGAATCCCTCGCGGAGCAACCCGGCGATCCCGCCGTTTGGATATCGATCACGAGCAACCGCGGGACGCTCCGGGAAGAGGGGGTACCGGCGGGCACGCTGCTCACGCACCCCGGGGACTGGATCGACATCGAATGGGAAGTCCCCGTCAAGGACGATCGTGACGTGCAGGTCAAGGTGTATCACACTGGGCTCGTGGAGCTGCAGGCGGCCTGGCCGCCGGAGTGCGCTTTCCAGGACGGACGCGGTCCCGGGTTCATCGATCACGCGCGGAATCTGCGGCGGGCGATTCGGCGGAGAACGAGGAGAGAGTAA
- a CDS encoding DUF4920 domain-containing protein, whose product MRRFPAIAAAALMGALLSAACEEGTEVLKAGAPITLDRANDIGLINEAPESFDGKMVLVEGTVTGVCQGSGCWALIEDGKGNQIYAKSPDHSVALPVNCAGAHLRVQGPLFIPEEEPEHDQEEGDEEHGGAHVCATPGFFVTMTAAELSRP is encoded by the coding sequence ATGCGACGATTCCCGGCGATTGCCGCCGCGGCTCTTATGGGGGCTCTCCTCTCGGCGGCATGCGAGGAAGGAACGGAAGTGTTGAAGGCGGGCGCGCCGATCACCCTCGATCGCGCGAACGACATCGGGTTGATCAACGAGGCGCCGGAATCCTTTGATGGGAAGATGGTCCTCGTCGAGGGAACGGTTACGGGGGTTTGCCAGGGGTCGGGGTGCTGGGCGCTGATCGAGGACGGCAAGGGGAACCAAATTTACGCTAAGAGCCCGGACCACTCCGTCGCCCTTCCCGTGAATTGCGCGGGCGCGCATCTGCGTGTCCAGGGACCGCTCTTCATTCCGGAAGAGGAGCCGGAGCACGATCAGGAGGAAGGGGACGAGGAACACGGGGGCGCGCATGTCTGCGCCACGCCCGGCTTCTTCGTCACCATGACCGCGGCGGAACTGAGCCGGCCCTGA
- the rpsK gene encoding 30S ribosomal protein S11: MAPPKDRSRKKKKDKRVEPYGIAHIQSTFNNTIVTITDTKGAVVSWSSSGKSGFKGSKKSTPFAAQLAAEESAKVALSMGMRKVEVRVKGPGSGREAAIRSLQAAGLDVSSIRDVTPIPHNGCRPPKRRRV, from the coding sequence TTGGCACCTCCGAAGGATCGCAGCAGAAAGAAGAAGAAGGACAAGAGGGTCGAACCCTACGGGATCGCCCACATCCAGTCCACGTTCAACAACACGATCGTGACGATCACCGATACCAAGGGCGCGGTGGTCTCGTGGTCCAGTTCCGGCAAGTCCGGATTCAAGGGTTCGAAAAAGAGCACGCCTTTCGCCGCCCAGCTCGCCGCGGAGGAGTCCGCCAAGGTCGCCCTTTCCATGGGCATGCGGAAGGTGGAAGTCCGGGTTAAGGGTCCTGGTTCGGGCCGAGAGGCCGCGATCCGGTCCCTTCAGGCGGCCGGCCTCGACGTCTCTTCCATCCGGGACGTGACCCCCATCCCGCATAACGGGTGTCGCCCCCCGAAGAGGCGGCGCGTCTGA
- the rplQ gene encoding 50S ribosomal protein L17, which produces MRHQKAGRKLNMTKSHREAMMRNMVSSLFRFRRIETTDTRAKEVRKLAEKLITFAKRGDLHARRQVLRYIPDRTVVHELFETIGPAFADRDGGYTRVIKTGRRPGDNAPVSMVELVGLEPKIEELEERAEKKKAKKRERVAAAQEAQAVAGAPPPTEESKK; this is translated from the coding sequence ATGCGACACCAAAAGGCGGGCCGGAAACTGAATATGACCAAGAGCCACCGTGAGGCGATGATGCGCAACATGGTGTCCTCGCTCTTTCGGTTCCGGCGGATCGAGACCACCGATACACGGGCCAAGGAGGTCCGCAAGCTGGCGGAGAAGCTGATCACCTTCGCCAAGCGCGGTGATCTGCACGCGCGCCGCCAGGTGCTCCGTTACATCCCCGATCGGACCGTGGTTCACGAGCTGTTCGAGACGATCGGTCCCGCCTTCGCGGATCGCGACGGCGGCTACACCCGCGTGATCAAGACGGGACGCCGCCCGGGCGACAACGCCCCGGTTTCGATGGTCGAGCTCGTCGGCCTGGAACCGAAGATCGAGGAGCTGGAGGAGCGGGCGGAAAAGAAGAAGGCGAAGAAGCGCGAGCGTGTGGCCGCGGCGCAGGAGGCGCAGGCCGTCGCCGGCGCGCCGCCTCCGACCGAAGAGAGCAAGAAGTAA
- the map gene encoding type I methionyl aminopeptidase has translation MIVLKSGEEIEKMRVSGAIVAGALRLAGEKIAPGITTGDLDALLEAFIRDHGAEPSFKGYNGFPASICASVNDEVVHGIPGKRVLEEGDVIGVDVGAVKDGYHGDAATSFPVGVVDEKAERLLKITRRALYMGIEQAKPGNYLSDIGHAVQKEAEREGFSVVRKLVGHGIGRKMHEEPQIPNFGRPGRGVLLREGMTIAIEPMVNEGGYDVRVLDDDWTVVTADGSRSAHFEHTVAIRADGPDILTS, from the coding sequence ATGATCGTATTGAAGAGCGGCGAGGAGATCGAAAAGATGCGGGTGAGCGGCGCGATCGTCGCCGGCGCCCTGAGACTCGCCGGGGAGAAGATCGCCCCGGGAATAACCACCGGGGATCTGGACGCCCTTCTGGAGGCGTTCATTCGGGACCACGGCGCGGAGCCGTCGTTCAAAGGTTACAACGGATTTCCCGCGAGCATCTGCGCGTCGGTGAACGACGAGGTGGTCCACGGGATTCCGGGGAAGCGGGTCCTCGAGGAGGGAGACGTAATCGGCGTCGACGTGGGCGCCGTTAAAGACGGATACCACGGCGACGCGGCGACCTCCTTCCCGGTGGGAGTGGTCGACGAAAAGGCCGAGCGCCTTTTGAAGATCACCCGAAGGGCCCTATACATGGGGATCGAGCAGGCGAAGCCCGGCAACTACCTGTCGGACATCGGCCACGCCGTCCAGAAGGAGGCGGAGAGGGAAGGTTTCTCGGTGGTCCGGAAGCTCGTGGGACACGGCATCGGACGGAAGATGCACGAGGAACCGCAGATCCCGAACTTCGGCCGTCCGGGCCGGGGGGTCCTCCTGCGCGAGGGAATGACGATCGCCATCGAGCCGATGGTCAACGAAGGCGGCTACGATGTGCGGGTGCTGGACGACGATTGGACGGTGGTCACCGCCGACGGATCGAGGAGCGCTCACTTCGAGCACACCGTGGCGATTCGGGCGGACGGCCCCGACATTCTGACGAGCTAG